A window of the Butyricimonas faecalis genome harbors these coding sequences:
- a CDS encoding threonine aldolase family protein: protein MGLRGFGSDNFSGVLPEVFKALEESAFGHQHSYGEDKYTAKAIEDFKQLFGDNIDVYFVYNGTGANILSLSAFTHSYNAIICAETAHINVDECGAIEKQTGSKLLTVPTFDGKLTLGLIHNHMHGFGDQHHAQPKIISLTQCTELGTVYTRDELKEICDFAHAHDMYVHMDGARLANAVAYLGCTPASITKEVGIDVLSFGGTKNGMMFGEAVVFFNTTMSKEVKYIRKQLMQLHSKSRFIAAQFSAVLKDNLWLKSAAHANAMAQKLANAAEQIPSVSITQKVEANEIFAIIPREKISKLQDECFFYVWDEDAAEVRWVCSFDTTENDVIEFANLLRQELC, encoded by the coding sequence ATGGGACTTAGAGGTTTCGGTAGCGACAATTTTTCCGGTGTTTTACCGGAAGTATTCAAAGCACTAGAAGAATCCGCCTTCGGACATCAACATTCTTACGGGGAAGACAAATACACGGCAAAAGCCATCGAGGATTTCAAACAACTATTTGGAGACAACATTGACGTGTACTTCGTTTATAATGGAACAGGAGCCAACATATTAAGTCTTTCAGCCTTTACGCATTCATATAACGCGATCATTTGCGCGGAAACAGCTCATATCAACGTGGACGAATGCGGGGCTATCGAGAAACAAACCGGCAGTAAATTGTTGACCGTTCCCACATTTGACGGAAAACTCACCCTAGGATTGATTCACAATCACATGCATGGATTTGGTGACCAACACCACGCCCAACCCAAAATCATTTCGTTAACGCAGTGTACGGAACTCGGAACAGTTTACACGCGTGATGAACTAAAAGAAATTTGTGACTTCGCTCACGCTCACGATATGTACGTCCACATGGATGGAGCCCGCTTGGCAAATGCTGTTGCATATTTGGGGTGCACTCCGGCCAGCATCACCAAAGAAGTGGGAATTGACGTTTTAAGCTTCGGGGGAACCAAAAATGGTATGATGTTCGGCGAAGCCGTTGTTTTCTTTAATACCACGATGTCGAAAGAAGTTAAATATATCCGGAAACAGCTGATGCAGTTACACTCTAAATCGCGGTTTATTGCTGCCCAGTTTTCGGCTGTTCTAAAAGACAATTTATGGTTGAAATCAGCCGCACACGCGAATGCCATGGCACAGAAGCTCGCTAACGCGGCAGAGCAAATTCCTTCCGTGAGTATCACGCAGAAAGTTGAGGCAAATGAAATTTTCGCCATCATTCCGCGAGAAAAGATTAGCAAACTTCAAGATGAATGCTTCTTTTATGTATGGGATGAAGATGCGGCCGAAGTTAGATGGGTTTGCTCGTTTGACACCACGGAAAATGATGTCATCGAATTCGCAAACCTATTGCGTCAGGAATTGTGTTAG
- a CDS encoding sodium ion-translocating decarboxylase subunit beta codes for MRQVEKYLLKISLLLGIFIMPFAASAEEIDMGEKVSKFLNDTGFAHLYSGNWLCLVMIVVACVLFYLAIVKKFEPLLLLPIAFGMLLTNLPGAGLFHPELFDGGHVHWANFTDSNNVGLLDYLYLGVKLGIYPCIIFIGVGAMTDFGPLLANPKSFLLGAAAQLGIFATFLGALALGFTYAEAGSIGIIGGADGPTAIYLTSKLAPSLLGPIAVAAYSYMALVPVIQPPIMKALTTQKEREIVMQQLRKVSKKEKIVFPIVVTIFVSLLLPSAAPLIGCLMLGNLMRECGVVERLSKTVQNELMNICTIFLGISVGATTTAAAFLNFQTLAILIIGVLAFSIGSAGGVLLAKFMNLFTKNKINPLIGSAGVSAVPMAARVSQNVGQEANPGNFLLMHAMGPNVAGVIGSAVAAGILLSFLG; via the coding sequence ATGAGACAAGTGGAAAAATACCTGTTAAAAATAAGCTTATTACTCGGAATATTTATCATGCCTTTTGCCGCTAGTGCAGAAGAAATTGATATGGGCGAAAAAGTATCTAAATTCTTAAACGATACAGGATTTGCTCATCTGTATTCTGGAAATTGGCTGTGTTTAGTCATGATAGTTGTGGCTTGCGTGCTATTTTATTTGGCTATTGTGAAAAAATTTGAGCCGTTGTTATTGTTACCTATAGCCTTCGGTATGTTATTGACGAACTTACCCGGAGCCGGATTATTTCACCCGGAATTATTTGACGGAGGACACGTTCATTGGGCCAACTTCACGGATTCCAATAACGTTGGTTTGCTAGACTATCTTTACCTGGGAGTAAAATTAGGAATCTATCCTTGTATTATCTTCATTGGTGTTGGAGCTATGACGGATTTCGGTCCATTATTAGCAAATCCTAAAAGTTTTCTTTTGGGAGCTGCAGCCCAACTCGGAATCTTCGCCACGTTCTTGGGAGCTCTTGCATTAGGCTTTACTTATGCTGAGGCAGGATCTATCGGAATCATCGGAGGTGCTGACGGACCGACAGCCATTTACCTGACGTCAAAATTAGCACCAAGTTTACTTGGTCCTATCGCAGTGGCAGCCTACTCATACATGGCTTTGGTTCCCGTGATCCAACCGCCTATCATGAAAGCGTTAACAACCCAGAAAGAACGGGAAATCGTAATGCAACAATTACGTAAAGTATCTAAAAAAGAGAAAATTGTATTCCCGATCGTTGTAACCATATTTGTATCTTTATTGTTACCTTCTGCAGCTCCTCTAATCGGGTGTTTGATGTTAGGTAATTTGATGCGTGAATGTGGTGTAGTTGAGCGTTTAAGCAAAACGGTTCAAAATGAGTTAATGAACATCTGTACGATTTTCCTAGGTATCTCCGTTGGAGCTACCACCACGGCAGCTGCATTCTTGAACTTCCAAACGCTAGCTATTTTGATTATCGGTGTTCTGGCGTTCAGTATTGGTAGTGCCGGTGGTGTATTACTGGCAAAATTCATGAACTTGTTCACCAAGAACAAGATCAATCCATTGATCGGTTCAGCGGGAGTTTCTGCAGTTCCGATGGCAGCCCGCGTATCACAAAACGTGGGACAAGAAGCAAATCCGGGAAACTTCTTGTTGATGCATGCCATGGGTCCGAATGTGGCAGGAGTTATCGGTTCTGCCGTTGCAGCCGGTATATTATTGTCATTCTTAGGATAA
- a CDS encoding acetyl-CoA carboxylase biotin carboxyl carrier protein subunit → MNKFKITIDDNNFDVTVNITDHDKATVEVNGISYEVSYESKNTVATTAPRKPAAIPTSTTYKSSTQNTSATNNKTTSIKAPLPGTISAISTKVGSQVKRGDCLVVMEAMKMENNIVASVDGQVKAIHVTVGQSVSQDDPLVDLV, encoded by the coding sequence ATGAATAAATTCAAAATCACCATAGACGACAATAACTTCGATGTAACTGTGAATATAACGGATCATGATAAGGCTACAGTTGAGGTGAACGGTATATCTTATGAAGTATCATACGAAAGCAAAAACACGGTTGCAACCACTGCTCCTCGTAAACCTGCTGCCATACCGACTTCAACCACTTATAAAAGTTCCACTCAAAATACATCTGCTACAAACAACAAGACGACCAGCATTAAAGCACCGCTTCCCGGAACTATTTCCGCTATTAGCACAAAAGTTGGCAGTCAAGTAAAACGCGGTGATTGTCTGGTAGTCATGGAAGCCATGAAAATGGAAAACAATATCGTGGCAAGTGTTGACGGTCAAGTGAAAGCAATACATGTAACAGTTGGTCAGAGTGTTTCTCAAGATGATCCGCTTGTTGATTTGGTTTAA
- a CDS encoding OadG family protein encodes MITLAINWGYALLVTGVGMLTVFLLLILLIWVINLQTKLTNQVEDHAETIQDVEKAVVTTDAHPTPHEQAAIAMAMHLYFNSHDEEPHVITIEEVEKRYSPWSSKIYGMRNLNK; translated from the coding sequence ATGATCACATTAGCAATAAACTGGGGTTACGCACTCCTCGTTACAGGCGTAGGGATGCTGACAGTATTCCTGTTATTGATTCTTTTGATCTGGGTTATTAACTTACAGACCAAATTGACGAATCAAGTAGAAGATCATGCGGAAACAATTCAAGACGTGGAAAAAGCTGTAGTGACGACGGATGCTCATCCGACACCTCACGAACAAGCAGCCATCGCCATGGCTATGCATCTATATTTTAACTCTCATGATGAAGAACCTCACGTGATCACGATCGAAGAAGTTGAAAAACGTTATTCCCCGTGGAGTTCTAAAATTTACGGCATGAGAAACCTTAATAAGTAA
- a CDS encoding acyl-CoA carboxylase subunit beta gives MTNQDRVKELIELRAQAKLGGGEKRIESQHKKGKYTARERIAMLLDEDSFEEFDMFITHRCYNFGMEKTKFLGDGVVTGQGTIDGRLVFVFAQDFTVFGGALSEMLAQKICKVMDKAMTVGAPIIGLNDSGGARIQEGVNSLAGYAEIFERNILASGVIPQISAIFGPCAGGAVYSPALTDFILMTDQSSYMFVTGPKVVKTVTGEDITTEELGGAEVHSTKSGVSHFLAENEEEGIAIIRNLLSYLPSNNLEEAPIEVCNDPIDRLEDQLNEIIPDNPNLPYNMMDVIEAIVDNGKFLEVHKRYARNIIVGFCRMGGRSVGVIANQPNFYAGVLDIEASRKAARFVRFCDCFNIPVLTLVDVPGFLPGRVQEYGGIITHGAKLMFAYGEATVPKVTVTLRKSYGGAHDVMSCKQLRGDFNYAWPTAQIAVMGAKGAIEVLYGKELAAITDPEEKAKFIATKEEEYNSAFANPYKAASYGYIDDVIEPRNTRFRIIRAFQSLQTKRVVNPMKKHSNIPL, from the coding sequence ATGACAAATCAAGATAGAGTCAAGGAGTTAATCGAATTACGAGCTCAGGCAAAACTTGGAGGGGGAGAAAAGCGTATTGAATCTCAACACAAAAAAGGGAAATATACGGCTCGGGAAAGAATTGCCATGTTACTAGACGAAGATAGTTTCGAAGAGTTTGACATGTTCATCACACACCGTTGCTACAATTTCGGTATGGAGAAAACCAAATTTTTGGGAGATGGAGTAGTCACTGGTCAGGGAACAATCGATGGACGTCTCGTATTTGTTTTTGCTCAAGACTTCACCGTTTTCGGAGGAGCACTTTCCGAAATGTTAGCTCAGAAAATCTGCAAGGTAATGGATAAAGCCATGACCGTAGGAGCCCCCATTATCGGATTGAATGATTCAGGTGGTGCCCGTATTCAAGAAGGAGTTAACTCGTTAGCCGGATATGCCGAAATTTTCGAAAGAAACATCTTGGCCTCTGGAGTAATTCCTCAAATCTCAGCCATATTCGGTCCTTGCGCGGGAGGTGCCGTATATTCTCCTGCCCTAACGGACTTCATTCTGATGACCGACCAATCATCTTACATGTTTGTAACCGGCCCTAAAGTCGTGAAAACCGTAACGGGAGAAGATATCACAACCGAGGAATTGGGAGGTGCAGAAGTTCACTCCACGAAATCCGGTGTTTCTCATTTCTTGGCAGAAAACGAGGAAGAGGGTATCGCTATCATTCGCAATCTGCTTTCTTACTTACCTTCCAACAACTTGGAAGAGGCGCCGATTGAGGTATGCAATGACCCGATTGACCGTCTGGAAGACCAGTTAAACGAGATCATTCCTGATAATCCGAACTTGCCATATAACATGATGGATGTCATTGAAGCCATCGTGGATAATGGAAAATTCTTGGAAGTTCACAAACGTTATGCCCGTAACATTATTGTCGGTTTCTGCCGTATGGGTGGACGTTCTGTCGGTGTTATCGCTAACCAACCGAATTTCTATGCCGGAGTTCTTGACATTGAAGCATCTCGTAAAGCAGCACGTTTCGTTCGTTTCTGCGACTGTTTCAACATTCCGGTGTTGACGTTGGTTGATGTACCGGGATTCTTACCGGGACGTGTACAAGAATATGGTGGTATCATCACTCATGGAGCAAAATTAATGTTTGCTTACGGAGAAGCAACCGTTCCAAAAGTAACCGTTACTTTACGGAAATCTTACGGAGGTGCACATGATGTGATGTCATGTAAACAATTACGTGGAGACTTTAACTACGCATGGCCCACGGCACAAATTGCCGTTATGGGAGCCAAAGGAGCTATTGAAGTATTGTACGGTAAAGAATTAGCTGCAATCACTGATCCAGAGGAAAAAGCTAAATTCATTGCCACGAAAGAGGAAGAATACAACTCGGCATTCGCGAACCCGTACAAAGCCGCTTCGTATGGATACATTGATGATGTAATCGAACCGCGCAACACGCGTTTCCGCATTATCCGTGCCTTCCAGTCTTTGCAGACCAAGCGCGTTGTTAACCCGATGAAGAAACATTCAAATATACCGTTGTAA
- the mce gene encoding methylmalonyl-CoA epimerase: MKPTHIEHIGIAVANLEEAIPFYEKVLGLECYAIEEVKDQKVKTAFFKVGQTKIELLESTDPEGPIGKFVEKTGGGMHHMAFAVEDVQAALNDASAAGCQLIDKAPRGGAEGLRIGFLHPKSTCRVLTELCGTK, encoded by the coding sequence ATGAAACCGACACATATTGAACACATCGGCATCGCAGTTGCCAATTTGGAAGAAGCCATTCCATTTTACGAAAAAGTATTAGGATTGGAATGCTACGCTATTGAAGAAGTAAAAGATCAAAAAGTAAAAACAGCTTTCTTCAAAGTAGGACAAACGAAAATCGAATTATTGGAATCCACGGATCCAGAAGGACCTATTGGAAAATTCGTGGAAAAAACCGGTGGCGGTATGCACCACATGGCATTTGCCGTAGAAGACGTTCAAGCTGCATTGAATGACGCTAGTGCTGCTGGTTGTCAGTTAATCGACAAAGCTCCGCGTGGTGGCGCTGAAGGTTTAAGAATCGGATTCCTTCACCCGAAATCAACCTGCAGAGTATTGACCGAACTTTGTGGAACAAAATAA
- a CDS encoding RNA polymerase sigma factor yields MSDYINGIDTFKELYTDHFQAVWGFCNSYLKDKEQAMDATQEAFFKLYERLNDSYTKQNAVAFIYITAKNICMDILRRNKFTIEDAEKLKEELPSEDSFLEEIATQEMIRCVHAAISQLSGRSLEIATLALEGKSNPEIATILGISLNSVKSLKKGMYTQLRKIIGHKYIILFFACISLKKFT; encoded by the coding sequence ATGAGTGACTATATTAACGGTATCGATACATTTAAAGAATTGTACACGGATCACTTTCAAGCCGTGTGGGGATTTTGCAATTCCTACCTGAAAGATAAGGAACAAGCTATGGATGCCACGCAGGAGGCATTCTTCAAATTGTATGAACGTTTGAATGATTCGTACACCAAACAAAACGCAGTTGCATTCATTTACATCACGGCAAAAAACATCTGCATGGACATCCTGAGACGAAATAAATTCACGATCGAAGACGCCGAAAAACTAAAGGAAGAATTACCCTCTGAAGACTCGTTTCTAGAGGAAATCGCTACCCAAGAAATGATCCGTTGCGTACATGCCGCTATCAGCCAACTCTCCGGGCGTAGTCTCGAAATCGCCACCCTCGCATTAGAAGGCAAATCCAACCCGGAAATCGCAACCATATTGGGAATCTCCCTTAATTCCGTGAAATCTCTCAAAAAAGGAATGTACACCCAATTACGCAAGATCATCGGGCACAAATACATCATACTTTTCTTCGCTTGTATTTCCCTAAAAAAGTTCACTTAA
- a CDS encoding sensor histidine kinase has protein sequence MDNNGRFDSGHVQDLLNKARMGWWEADFSQKQYVCSDFLRELLNLGEDGVISFVDFRKLIREDYRLRTVNEFRFGKTQNIYDQIYPIEVEGKVVWIRVKLCSKEVDPEGNMKTYGFMECLDLPENVDTEETAMVRVNNLFAQQNSISRSLLSLLRSGDVSGVINKILGDIIQHYPEGCTYIIEYDWKDRTQICRYEAGNYKSFKKKSYMEKFPMSNIPWWTKQLAGKASPIILTSLDELPEEASEEKRRLTEQGVKSLIVIPMFSKNGVSGYAGIDILDKSHVWKNEDYQWFASMVNIISICIELRKSEEKAQEEKKFLSDLFKHMPVGYVRMKLYYTEDGHVKDYYFMDSNAMAQLLYSTRGNSWIGKYASEVDPHFLERLPDLERVMQNGGARNVNYYLEDKNRYFHAVMYSPCADEVVLMFSDMTDTFSAHEALDRSERLLRNIYQNIPVGIELYDKDGYLVDLNDRNLEMFGVAKKEDVLGINMFENHLIPEKMREKMRKREDVSFSLIYDFSKLKGLYTSKKSGSLNLLTKVTTLYDAQNNLINYLLISLDRTEATEAYNQIQEFKNFFTLVGDYAQVGYAHFNALTYEGYGLDSWYENVGEEIGTPLSQIIGVYSHFHPEDRDLMLAFFSDVIAGKRTHLRNDMRIRRADGHYTWTRVNVLVRNYSPQEGMIEMICINYDITELKETEAKLIMAKDKAEESDRLKSAFLANMSHEIRTPLNAIVGFSNLLAYAQEEGERAQYIGIVEENNELLLQLISDILDLSKIEAGTFDFVYDRVDVRQLCEDIVTSLRVKVPSGVDLCIVPNLPECWVNSDKNRLRQVISNFVNNAFKFTPSGRITVGYMLRDGEVEISVTDTGVGIEKGKQKQIFDRFVKLNSFAHGTGLGLSICKSIVEQIGGHIGVNSEFGNGSRFWFTHPF, from the coding sequence GTGGATAATAATGGTCGATTCGATAGTGGGCATGTTCAAGATTTGTTGAATAAGGCACGAATGGGTTGGTGGGAAGCCGATTTCTCCCAAAAGCAGTATGTTTGTTCTGATTTTCTTCGAGAGTTGTTAAATTTGGGGGAAGATGGGGTAATTAGTTTTGTCGATTTTCGTAAATTGATCCGAGAGGACTATCGTTTGCGAACGGTGAATGAATTTCGTTTTGGAAAAACCCAGAATATATATGACCAAATTTACCCGATTGAGGTGGAAGGAAAAGTAGTGTGGATACGAGTGAAATTGTGTTCCAAGGAGGTGGATCCGGAGGGGAACATGAAAACCTACGGATTCATGGAGTGTCTTGATCTTCCGGAGAACGTGGATACGGAGGAAACAGCAATGGTGCGTGTGAATAATTTGTTCGCCCAGCAAAATAGTATCTCACGATCGTTGCTTTCATTGCTTCGTTCCGGGGATGTGAGCGGTGTTATCAATAAGATTTTGGGCGATATTATACAGCATTATCCGGAGGGATGTACTTATATTATTGAGTATGATTGGAAAGATCGTACACAGATATGTCGTTACGAAGCGGGAAATTACAAGTCTTTTAAGAAAAAGAGTTACATGGAAAAATTTCCGATGAGTAATATTCCTTGGTGGACGAAGCAGTTGGCAGGAAAGGCATCCCCGATTATTTTGACGAGTTTGGACGAGTTGCCGGAAGAGGCAAGTGAGGAAAAAAGACGCTTGACGGAACAGGGAGTGAAATCGCTCATTGTTATCCCGATGTTTTCAAAAAATGGAGTGTCCGGGTATGCCGGTATCGATATTTTGGATAAGTCTCACGTGTGGAAAAATGAGGATTACCAGTGGTTTGCCTCGATGGTAAATATTATCAGTATTTGTATAGAACTCCGGAAATCGGAAGAGAAGGCGCAAGAGGAGAAGAAGTTCTTGTCCGATTTGTTTAAGCATATGCCGGTGGGGTATGTGCGGATGAAATTGTATTATACTGAGGATGGACATGTGAAGGATTATTATTTCATGGATTCAAATGCAATGGCCCAACTTCTTTACAGTACGAGGGGAAATAGTTGGATCGGGAAATATGCTAGTGAGGTCGATCCGCATTTTTTGGAGCGGTTGCCGGATTTGGAACGAGTGATGCAGAATGGGGGTGCACGGAATGTAAATTATTATCTGGAGGATAAGAATAGATATTTTCATGCCGTGATGTATTCTCCTTGTGCGGATGAGGTTGTGTTGATGTTTTCAGATATGACCGATACGTTCTCTGCTCATGAGGCGTTGGACCGGAGTGAACGTTTGTTGCGTAATATATATCAAAATATTCCGGTCGGGATAGAGTTATATGATAAAGACGGGTATTTGGTCGACTTGAATGATCGAAATCTTGAGATGTTCGGGGTGGCAAAGAAAGAGGATGTTTTGGGAATTAATATGTTTGAAAATCATCTGATACCGGAGAAAATGAGAGAAAAAATGAGGAAAAGAGAGGATGTAAGTTTTTCTCTGATATATGATTTTTCAAAATTAAAAGGCCTTTATACTTCTAAAAAGAGTGGGAGTTTGAATTTATTGACAAAGGTGACAACGTTGTACGATGCACAGAATAATTTGATCAATTATTTATTGATTAGTCTGGACCGGACGGAAGCCACGGAGGCATATAACCAAATCCAGGAATTCAAGAATTTTTTCACGTTGGTGGGAGATTATGCACAAGTCGGGTATGCGCATTTTAACGCCTTGACTTATGAAGGGTACGGTCTGGATAGTTGGTATGAAAACGTGGGAGAAGAAATCGGGACGCCATTGTCACAGATTATTGGGGTGTATTCGCATTTTCATCCGGAAGATCGAGATTTGATGCTTGCTTTTTTCTCAGATGTAATTGCGGGGAAACGGACGCATTTACGGAACGATATGCGTATTAGACGGGCTGATGGACATTACACGTGGACTCGGGTAAACGTGTTAGTGAGGAATTATAGTCCGCAGGAGGGCATGATCGAGATGATTTGCATTAATTATGATATTACAGAATTGAAGGAGACTGAGGCAAAGTTGATCATGGCAAAGGATAAGGCGGAGGAGTCGGATCGTTTGAAGTCGGCATTTTTGGCGAATATGAGCCATGAAATTCGGACCCCGTTGAATGCTATTGTCGGTTTTTCCAATTTATTGGCTTATGCCCAGGAGGAGGGAGAGCGTGCGCAATATATCGGTATCGTGGAGGAGAATAACGAATTGTTGTTGCAATTAATTTCGGATATACTGGATTTGTCGAAAATTGAGGCGGGAACTTTTGACTTCGTGTATGATCGGGTAGATGTGCGTCAGTTGTGTGAGGATATCGTGACGTCACTCCGAGTGAAAGTTCCGTCCGGGGTGGATTTGTGTATAGTACCAAATTTGCCGGAATGCTGGGTAAACAGCGATAAGAATCGATTACGTCAGGTGATTTCCAATTTTGTGAATAATGCTTTCAAGTTTACACCTTCCGGGAGAATTACCGTGGGATATATGTTGAGGGATGGGGAGGTTGAAATATCTGTGACGGATACGGGTGTGGGTATTGAAAAAGGGAAGCAGAAACAGATTTTTGATCGTTTTGTGAAATTGAATAGTTTTGCTCATGGAACAGGTTTGGGGTTATCTATTTGTAAGAGTATCGTGGAGCAGATAGGTGGACATATCGGGGTTAATTCGGAGTTTGGGAATGGTTCACGCTTTTGGTTCACACATCCGTTTTGA